One window of Marinobacterium aestuarii genomic DNA carries:
- the hisD gene encoding histidinol dehydrogenase yields the protein MSELNIQRLDAGAADFEASLQKLLAWEAVSDSGVNATVDEILGRVRTQGDAAVVEYSNRFDRVGVSSMAELEISRERLEQALEELPQAQRSALEEAAVRVRDYHERQKSDSWSYTEADGTMLGQKVTPMDRVGIYVPGGKASYPSSVLMNALPAKVAGVGEIIMVVPTPGGELNELVLAAAALAGVDRVFCIGGAQAVAALAYGTETVPRVDKIVGPGNIYVATAKRAVFGVVGIDMIAGPSEILVLSDGSTDPDWIAMDLFSQAEHDEDAQSILVSPDADYLDRVEQSILRLLPTMERRGIIEVSLRNRAAFIHVKDMAQAVDVANRIAPEHLELAVENPQALVPDIRHAGAIFMGHYTAEALGDYCAGPNHVLPTSGTARFSSPLGVYDFQKRSSLIQFSADGASKLGPVASILARGEGLTAHARSAEYRIKQD from the coding sequence ATGTCAGAACTGAATATTCAGCGCCTGGATGCAGGCGCAGCAGATTTCGAAGCCTCGCTGCAGAAGCTGCTGGCCTGGGAAGCCGTATCCGATAGCGGCGTTAACGCCACTGTGGATGAAATCCTCGGGCGGGTGCGCACCCAGGGCGATGCCGCTGTGGTGGAGTACAGCAACCGCTTCGATCGCGTGGGTGTTTCATCCATGGCCGAACTGGAAATCAGCCGTGAGCGCCTGGAGCAGGCGCTGGAAGAGTTGCCCCAGGCGCAGCGCAGCGCGCTGGAAGAAGCTGCGGTGCGTGTACGCGACTACCACGAGCGGCAGAAAAGCGACTCCTGGAGCTACACCGAGGCCGACGGCACCATGCTGGGCCAGAAAGTCACGCCCATGGACCGCGTGGGTATCTATGTGCCCGGCGGCAAGGCGTCCTATCCGTCATCGGTGCTGATGAACGCGCTACCGGCCAAGGTCGCCGGTGTGGGCGAAATCATCATGGTGGTACCGACCCCCGGTGGCGAGCTGAACGAGCTGGTACTGGCCGCGGCGGCCCTGGCCGGGGTTGACCGGGTTTTCTGTATCGGTGGTGCCCAGGCCGTTGCGGCTCTGGCCTACGGTACTGAAACTGTGCCACGGGTCGACAAGATAGTGGGTCCTGGCAATATTTATGTCGCCACGGCCAAGCGTGCGGTCTTTGGTGTTGTCGGTATCGATATGATCGCCGGCCCGTCCGAGATTCTGGTGCTCAGCGATGGCAGCACCGATCCCGACTGGATCGCCATGGATCTGTTCTCCCAGGCCGAGCATGATGAAGATGCCCAGTCGATTCTGGTGAGCCCGGATGCCGACTACCTGGACAGGGTCGAGCAGAGCATCCTGCGCTTGCTGCCTACCATGGAAAGGCGCGGAATTATAGAAGTTTCGCTGCGTAACCGCGCTGCCTTTATTCATGTCAAGGATATGGCTCAGGCCGTCGATGTGGCCAACCGCATTGCGCCGGAACACCTTGAGCTGGCGGTGGAGAATCCGCAAGCGCTGGTGCCTGATATTCGCCATGCCGGTGCCATCTTCATGGGACACTACACGGCCGAAGCCCTGGGTGATTACTGCGCGGGGCCGAACCATGTGCTGCCGACATCCGGCACGGCGCGTTTCTCGTCGCCTCTGGGTGTGTATGACTTTCAGAAACGCTCGTCGCTGATTCAGTTTTCGGCCGATGGCGCTTCAAAGCTGGGCCCGGTGGCCTCTATTCTGGCCCGCGGTGAAGGCCTGACGGCCCACGCCCGCTCAGCCGAATACCGTATCAAGCAAGACTGA
- a CDS encoding FadR/GntR family transcriptional regulator, with translation MTNSAFEPIKRDNLSRQIADQLRRAIVDGELRADDRLPTEDELALRFSVSRPTIREALKILAAQNLIRSKRGPTGGTFINCPSVNDLSESLTCATTLLVGMDAFNMDEVLQARELLGLQCCRLAAHNRTEAQLERMRQQLDIQRDSSLSAEDFCASDVALHRTLADASGNRLLGFVMFSVIEALQPVTNMVAHRFRDRALVSTQHQRLIEALEKQDADSACAIVTEQINDLRQHLCADS, from the coding sequence ATGACGAACTCAGCCTTCGAGCCGATAAAACGGGACAACCTTTCACGCCAGATCGCCGATCAGCTGCGCCGCGCCATTGTCGATGGCGAACTGCGCGCCGACGACCGCCTGCCCACCGAAGACGAGCTGGCACTGCGCTTTAGCGTTTCGCGTCCGACCATTCGTGAAGCCCTGAAGATTCTGGCCGCCCAGAATCTGATCCGTTCAAAACGCGGCCCCACCGGCGGCACCTTTATCAACTGCCCGAGTGTCAACGACCTGAGCGAATCCCTCACCTGCGCCACTACCCTGCTGGTCGGCATGGATGCCTTCAATATGGACGAGGTATTGCAGGCCCGCGAGCTACTGGGGCTGCAATGCTGTCGGCTGGCGGCACACAACAGGACCGAGGCCCAGCTTGAGCGCATGCGTCAGCAACTGGATATCCAGCGTGACAGCAGCCTTAGCGCAGAAGACTTTTGTGCCTCAGATGTCGCCCTGCATCGCACCCTGGCCGATGCCAGCGGCAACCGTCTGCTGGGATTTGTCATGTTCTCGGTGATCGAGGCACTGCAGCCGGTCACCAACATGGTGGCGCACCGCTTTCGTGATCGAGCCCTGGTCAGCACCCAGCATCAGCGCCTGATCGAGGCCCTCGAAAAGCAGGATGCCGACAGCGCCTGCGCCATTGTCACCGAGCAGATCAACGACCTGCGCCAGCACCTTTGCGCCGATTCCTGA
- a CDS encoding Do family serine endopeptidase encodes MRKSTYLIWPIITGVLAALVILQLFPDLLSPTITTVEIHEALPRPAAGRDSGPVSYASAVETAAPAVVNIYTRTLVKPQENSLRDDPVFRNFFGSGNRPERERIESSLGSGVILSAQGYIVTNNHVIANADSVLVALRDGRETQAKVIGTDPETDLAILKIQLPDLPSISLTSSEALRVGDVVLAIGNPFGVGQTVTMGIISATGRNSLGLNTYEDFIQTDAAINPGNSGGALIDAYGNLIGINSAIFSKSGGSQGIGFAIPSNLARQVMQDLIEHQRVIRGWIGVEVQELTPRLAESFGLDKAQGLIIAGIFRNGPAHLAGLQPGDIMTAINGDSISDSRASMSRIATFKPGQTASIDILRNGTAMQLKVQIGERPQESER; translated from the coding sequence ATGCGAAAGTCTACCTATCTAATATGGCCGATCATTACCGGCGTGCTGGCAGCGCTGGTGATACTGCAGCTCTTTCCCGATTTGCTCAGCCCCACGATAACGACGGTCGAGATCCACGAAGCCCTGCCCCGCCCGGCTGCGGGCCGCGACAGCGGCCCGGTGTCCTACGCCAGCGCGGTGGAAACGGCAGCGCCTGCGGTCGTCAATATTTACACCCGCACCCTGGTCAAGCCACAGGAAAATTCGCTGCGTGACGACCCTGTCTTTCGCAACTTCTTTGGTTCCGGCAACCGCCCAGAGCGCGAACGTATAGAGTCGAGCCTGGGCTCAGGCGTTATCCTCAGCGCCCAGGGTTATATAGTCACCAACAACCATGTCATCGCCAATGCCGACAGCGTGCTGGTCGCCCTGCGTGATGGCCGTGAAACCCAGGCCAAGGTCATAGGCACAGACCCGGAAACGGATCTGGCAATTCTCAAGATCCAGCTACCAGACCTGCCGAGCATCTCCCTCACCTCATCCGAAGCCCTGCGCGTCGGTGATGTGGTGCTCGCCATTGGCAATCCCTTTGGCGTCGGCCAGACCGTCACCATGGGCATTATCAGTGCAACCGGGCGCAATAGCCTGGGACTCAACACCTATGAAGACTTTATTCAGACCGATGCTGCCATCAACCCCGGCAACTCCGGCGGTGCGCTAATAGACGCCTACGGCAATCTGATTGGTATCAACTCGGCGATCTTTTCGAAGTCCGGCGGCTCCCAGGGCATCGGCTTTGCCATTCCGTCCAATCTGGCGCGCCAGGTCATGCAGGATCTGATCGAACATCAGCGGGTTATTCGAGGCTGGATAGGCGTGGAAGTACAGGAACTCACCCCGCGTCTGGCCGAAAGCTTCGGCCTTGATAAAGCCCAGGGGCTGATCATCGCCGGTATCTTTCGCAATGGCCCCGCTCACCTCGCCGGTCTGCAACCAGGGGATATCATGACCGCCATCAATGGCGACTCCATCAGCGACAGCCGTGCCTCGATGAGCCGCATTGCGACCTTCAAGCCCGGCCAGACGGCCAGCATAGACATACTGCGCAACGGTACTGCGATGCAGCTCAAGGTGCAGATTGGGGAACGCCCGCAGGAAAGCGAACGCTAG
- a CDS encoding Nif3-like dinuclear metal center hexameric protein gives MSIELNELVRYCDTLLQSNSISDYCPNGLQVEGRGRVQRILCGVTASQALLDEAVAWQADLVLVHHGYFWKGEDSRIRGIKKRRLATLLQHDISLLAYHLPLDVHPLYGNNVQLAARLGLEIEGSLEPGNPRSVGLAGRLKTPMSLADFAAKVAKVLGREPLCIVGAQQQIERIGWCTGAAQGYIEQAAELGLDAYLSGEISEPTVHSAREHGVHYIAAGHHATERYGVQSLGEHLAQHFGLEWRFADIDNPV, from the coding sequence ATGTCTATCGAACTGAATGAGTTGGTGCGTTACTGCGATACGTTGCTGCAAAGCAACAGCATTTCCGATTACTGCCCCAATGGGCTCCAGGTCGAGGGGCGTGGTCGGGTGCAACGAATTCTCTGTGGCGTTACCGCCAGCCAGGCGTTACTGGATGAAGCTGTCGCCTGGCAGGCCGACCTTGTGCTGGTGCACCACGGCTATTTCTGGAAGGGGGAGGACAGCCGTATTCGCGGGATCAAAAAGCGTCGCCTTGCGACTCTGCTACAGCATGATATCAGCCTGCTGGCCTACCATTTGCCGCTGGATGTGCATCCGCTGTACGGCAACAATGTGCAGCTGGCGGCGCGCCTGGGGCTGGAGATCGAAGGTTCGCTGGAACCCGGCAACCCGCGCTCAGTCGGGCTGGCCGGGCGCCTGAAAACCCCAATGTCGCTGGCTGATTTTGCCGCCAAGGTTGCTAAAGTACTGGGCCGTGAGCCCTTGTGTATTGTGGGCGCACAGCAGCAGATTGAACGCATTGGCTGGTGTACCGGAGCGGCTCAGGGCTATATCGAGCAGGCGGCGGAGCTGGGGCTGGATGCCTATCTGTCGGGGGAGATTTCTGAGCCTACGGTACACAGCGCGCGGGAGCATGGTGTGCATTATATCGCCGCCGGCCATCACGCCACCGAGCGTTACGGCGTGCAGTCGCTGGGGGAACATCTGGCGCAGCACTTTGGGCTGGAGTGGCGCTTTGCTGATATCGACAATCCGGTCTGA
- a CDS encoding MDR family oxidoreductase: MFRALVLDQQDGKTQAQVRTLQESQLPEGEVLVAVDYSSLNFKDGLAITGSGKIVSQFPMVPGVDLAGRVLESADDAFSPGDAVVLTGWGVGERHWGGMAEKARLKADWLVPMPQDMDARTAMMIGTAGLTAMLCVMALEEGGLTPAAGPVLVTGAAGGVGSVSVVILAALGYEVHAVTGRPETEAYLKGLGAHALVSRESMASKPRALEAQRWAGAIDTVGDTILARVLAETHYGGTVAACGLAAGFSLPTTVMPFILRNVRLQGVDSVMCPLSRRQQAWQRLARELPAAALGEIGHSIGLDEVPDYAQRIVEGQVRGRVIVDMSR, from the coding sequence ATGTTCAGAGCTCTGGTACTGGATCAGCAGGACGGCAAGACGCAGGCGCAGGTCAGAACACTGCAGGAATCACAGCTTCCCGAGGGGGAGGTACTGGTGGCGGTGGACTATTCGTCGCTTAACTTCAAGGACGGCCTGGCGATTACCGGAAGCGGCAAGATCGTCAGTCAGTTTCCGATGGTGCCGGGGGTCGATCTGGCCGGGCGGGTGCTGGAGTCTGCGGATGATGCCTTTTCCCCCGGTGATGCGGTGGTGCTCACCGGCTGGGGTGTGGGAGAACGTCACTGGGGTGGCATGGCCGAGAAGGCTCGTCTAAAGGCTGACTGGCTGGTGCCCATGCCCCAGGACATGGATGCCCGCACGGCGATGATGATAGGTACCGCAGGTCTCACCGCCATGCTGTGCGTCATGGCGCTGGAGGAAGGCGGCCTGACGCCTGCGGCCGGTCCGGTCCTGGTGACCGGTGCCGCCGGGGGGGTAGGCAGCGTGTCGGTCGTGATTCTGGCGGCGCTTGGTTATGAGGTTCATGCCGTCACCGGACGGCCGGAAACAGAAGCCTATCTCAAGGGGCTGGGTGCCCATGCGCTGGTCAGTCGTGAAAGCATGGCGTCCAAACCGCGGGCGCTGGAAGCACAGCGCTGGGCTGGCGCCATTGATACCGTGGGCGATACCATCCTGGCGCGGGTGTTGGCTGAGACGCACTATGGCGGCACAGTGGCGGCCTGCGGTCTGGCTGCGGGCTTCAGCCTGCCGACGACGGTGATGCCGTTTATTCTGCGCAATGTGCGCCTGCAGGGCGTGGATTCGGTCATGTGCCCGCTGTCACGGCGCCAGCAGGCATGGCAGCGTCTGGCACGGGAGCTGCCCGCCGCGGCGCTGGGGGAAATCGGTCACAGCATCGGGTTGGATGAGGTGCCGGACTATGCCCAGCGTATTGTCGAGGGTCAGGTGCGAGGCCGCGTGATCGTCGATATGTCGCGCTAG
- the hisG gene encoding ATP phosphoribosyltransferase: MTQPLTIALSKGRILKETLPLLEAAGIVPAEDIFSSRKLIFDTNQDHVKLVVIRATDVPTYVEYGGADMGISGKDVLLEHGGEGLYEPLDLEIACCKLMTAGLVKAAPVKGRLRIATKFVNLTREYFARQGLQVDIIKLYGAMELAPIMGLADQIVDIVDTGNTLRANGLEPLELIAPISSRLVVGQASMKMKYDLIQPIVDSMAQAVVARRGA, encoded by the coding sequence ATGACTCAACCGTTGACCATTGCGCTCTCCAAGGGGCGCATTCTGAAGGAAACACTGCCGCTGCTTGAGGCGGCGGGCATAGTACCGGCCGAAGATATTTTCAGCAGCCGCAAACTGATTTTCGATACCAATCAGGACCATGTGAAGCTGGTGGTCATTCGTGCCACCGATGTGCCGACCTACGTGGAATATGGCGGGGCGGACATGGGGATCTCCGGCAAGGACGTCCTGCTGGAGCATGGCGGCGAAGGCCTCTATGAACCGCTGGATCTGGAAATCGCCTGCTGCAAGCTGATGACGGCGGGTCTGGTCAAGGCCGCACCGGTCAAGGGCCGCCTGCGTATCGCCACCAAGTTCGTCAACCTGACCCGCGAGTACTTTGCGCGCCAGGGGCTGCAGGTGGATATCATCAAGCTTTATGGCGCCATGGAGCTGGCACCCATCATGGGGCTGGCCGATCAGATCGTTGATATCGTCGATACCGGCAACACGCTGCGGGCCAACGGCCTGGAGCCGCTGGAACTGATAGCACCCATCAGCTCCAGGCTGGTGGTGGGGCAGGCGTCGATGAAAATGAAATATGACCTGATACAGCCGATTGTCGACAGCATGGCGCAGGCTGTTGTGGCACGGCGTGGAGCCTGA
- a CDS encoding YhcB family protein, with translation MEQNSIWIIGAVALAVGGLIGYLLGRSGSDAGQRQTLNNQLDEAKAELATYKQDVTDHFEKTAALVNQLTNTYKDVHQHLASGAQTLCDDDAASLALNESMQAKLTAAPDAPIPVVTDVVPNAEAEKVPEPPRDYAAKSSNEKGTLSETFGLEDEDEEEELLTDPAHLAALKAKEKEKTKEKEPAKKDEKAQESPKAKTADAHD, from the coding sequence GTGGAACAGAACAGCATATGGATCATTGGCGCAGTAGCGCTGGCGGTAGGCGGCCTGATCGGTTACCTGCTGGGGCGCTCGGGTTCTGATGCAGGACAGCGCCAGACACTGAACAATCAGCTCGATGAAGCCAAGGCAGAACTGGCGACCTACAAGCAGGATGTAACCGACCACTTCGAGAAAACCGCCGCCCTGGTTAACCAGCTCACCAACACCTACAAGGATGTGCACCAGCATCTGGCCAGTGGTGCCCAAACGCTCTGCGACGACGACGCCGCAAGTCTGGCACTGAATGAAAGCATGCAGGCCAAACTGACGGCCGCACCGGACGCACCCATTCCGGTCGTCACCGATGTAGTGCCCAACGCAGAAGCTGAAAAGGTGCCTGAGCCTCCGCGGGATTACGCCGCCAAGTCGAGCAACGAAAAAGGCACACTGTCCGAGACTTTCGGCCTTGAAGATGAAGACGAGGAAGAAGAACTTCTCACCGACCCCGCCCACCTGGCTGCGCTAAAAGCCAAGGAAAAGGAAAAGACCAAAGAGAAGGAACCGGCGAAAAAAGACGAAAAAGCACAGGAAAGCCCCAAAGCCAAAACCGCTGACGCGCACGACTGA